Below is a genomic region from Actinoallomurus bryophytorum.
CAGGATCCAGCGGATCGTCGACGACCTCATCGACACCCTGCTCGCCGGCACTTCCCCGGCCGATCTCGTCGCGAACTTCGCGCTGCCGGTGCCCTCGCTCGTGATCTGTGAGCTGCTCGGCGTCCCGTACGCCGACCACGACTTCTTCCAGCGGTGCAGCCGGATCCTCGTCTCCACCAGGTCGACGCCCCTGGAGGCGACCACGGCCGCCGACGAGCTGAAGGACTACCTCTCCCGCCTGCTCGAACGCAAGAGCGCCGAACCCGCCGACGACCTGCTCAGCAGGCTGGTCGCCGAACAGTCCGGCACCCTGACCCGCTCTCAGCTCGCCGACATGGCCCTGCTGCTGCTCGTCGCCGGGCACGAGACCACCGCGAACATGATCGGGCTCGGCACGCTGACGCTGCTGCGGCATCCCGATCAGCTCGCCGAGCTGCGCGAGACCGAGGACCCGAAAGTGGTCGCGGGCGCCGTCGAGGAGCTGCTGCGCTACCTCAACATCGTGCACAGCGGACGGCGCCGGGTGGCCACCGAGGACGTCGAGGTCGGCGGCCGGCTGATCCGTGCGGGCGAGGGCGTGATCGTGACGACCGACACGGGCAACCGGGACGCGAGCGCCTTTCCCGACCCGGACGTCCTGGACATCCACCGCCAGGCCCGCCATCACGTGGCCTTCGGCTACGGCGTCCACCAGTGCCTGGGCCAGCCGCTCGCGCGCGTCGAGCTCCAGGTCGTCTACGGCACCCTGTACCGCCGCATCCCGACACTGCGCCTGGCCGTTCCACTGGAGGAAATCAGGTTCAAGCACGACATGCTCGTGTACGGCGTGCACGAGCTCCCCGTCTCCTGGTGAGGAGGACTCACGATGAAGGTCAGTGTTGATCAGGACAGGTGCATCGGCTCCGGACAGTGCGTACTGCTCGCCCCGGAGGTGTTCGACCAGCGCGACGAGGACGGCATCGTCGTGCTCAAGGACGCCGACCCGCCCGCCGAGCTGGACGACGACGTGACCGAGGCCGCCCACGTCTGCCCGGGCCTGGCCATCGACGTCGGCGACTAGGGAACCCGTCCGGCCACGCGCACAGGGGCGTCCGGCGCGTCCTCGCGCGGGACAGCGCTCGCGGGCGCCTGCGTGCCGGGGGTGCTCGTGGGGCTGACCACCGCCCGGGTGTACAGGGCGAGGAAGGCCGCGACCACGCCCAGCATCAACCCGACCTGTTCGGTGCTCCAGTCGACCACGCCGAACCCCACGAGCGCGGCCAGGGTCGCCTGGACACACCCCTGGAAGGCGACGGGCTCACGTTGGATCAGACGCGTGACGACGTTGAGTCTCCTCATGACGATTCCCCAGAATCAGCGGCACTGCCCCTCTCTCTACGAGGACACCATGCGGCCCGCGAGCGGACAATCCGGGTAAACCCTGATTAAGGGTGGCGTCGCGAGAAGCGCGTTGGGAAGATCGCGCAATGAACCCCGAACGGCCGGTCACCGGCGGCCGACCAGCGTTCGCGGCCGTACCGGTCGGAATCATCGCCGCCGGGATCGCCGTGACGCTGTTCGCGCTCTCCTCCCGCTACGGCTTCCACCGTGACGAGCTGTACTTCATGGCCGCCGGCGCCCATCCCGCCTGGGGTTATGTGGACCAGCCGCCGCTGACCCCGATCGTGGCGAGGGCGGCCACCGCGCTCTTCGGGAACACTCCCACCGGTCTGCGGGTGCCCGCGACGCTCGCCGCTGCGGCGACCATCATCGTGGTCGCACTGGTGGCCAGGGAGCTCGGCGGCGGACGCGGGGCCCAGGTGCTGGCCGCGCTCTCCGCCGCGGTGTCGGGGTTCGTCCTCGCGGTCGGGCACATG
It encodes:
- a CDS encoding ferredoxin, with the translated sequence MKVSVDQDRCIGSGQCVLLAPEVFDQRDEDGIVVLKDADPPAELDDDVTEAAHVCPGLAIDVGD
- a CDS encoding cytochrome P450, with amino-acid sequence MPDVPAFPMERDCPFDPPPELSRIRAECPVSRVRLWDGSHPWLVTGYDDQRAVLADHRFSADVTRPGYPHVTAASAARRKRSRAFISMDEPEHGMYRKMLTGTFMIKRVEALRPRIQRIVDDLIDTLLAGTSPADLVANFALPVPSLVICELLGVPYADHDFFQRCSRILVSTRSTPLEATTAADELKDYLSRLLERKSAEPADDLLSRLVAEQSGTLTRSQLADMALLLLVAGHETTANMIGLGTLTLLRHPDQLAELRETEDPKVVAGAVEELLRYLNIVHSGRRRVATEDVEVGGRLIRAGEGVIVTTDTGNRDASAFPDPDVLDIHRQARHHVAFGYGVHQCLGQPLARVELQVVYGTLYRRIPTLRLAVPLEEIRFKHDMLVYGVHELPVSW